Within the Acidipropionibacterium acidipropionici genome, the region ACCCCTGAGTGGGATAGTTCGCACCCGCTTCAGCGGGGCGTGGGGCACCGATCCGGGCGAGGACGAGATCGATGTTCCTTGCGTGCGTGTCGCTGACTTCGATCGCGAAAGAAGAGTTGTCTCCTCTGACGTTCCAACGATCAGAAGTATCCCCCGATCATCCTGGATCAGCAAGGGCCTGCGCAAGGACGATCTTCTTCTTGAACGCTCTGGCGGGACGGCAAAGAATCCGGTGGGGACGGTCGTTAGATATTCCGGTTCATCGGGCGCTATTTGTTCCAACTTCATTGAAGTCATACGATTGAGAGAAGGACAAGACCCGCAGTACTGGAACTACGCCCTTCGATTCGCCTACGAGAACGGGTTCACCTTCAAGTTCGTGAATCAGACGACCGGGATTCAGAATTTGGATGCGAACGGTTTCTACAGTGCGAAGTTCGCTGTGCCGCCCCTTACAGAGCAACGACAGATCGTGAATGCTCTCGATGCGGTGACCGCGAAGCTCGACACCCTCATCGTCCGGTCGGAGCGTCTCATCGAACTGCTTCAGGAGAGACGGTCTGCAGTGATCACGGCGGCGGTGACCGGTCAGATCGATGTGACGAGGAGCGAGGAGGCTGCCTGATGCCCGTGTATCACGAGGTCGCGTTGGAGGAGAGCATCTGCGAGTACCTGGCCGGCCACGGCTGGCTGTACTCCCCCGATGACACGGGCTATGACGCCGCCCGGGCACTGTTCCCCGCCGATGTGCTGGGGTGGCTGGCCGAGACCCAGCCGGAGTCTACGGCGAAGTCCCTCAGGCTGCCTGATCTGGCCAGTGTGGGCGATCCCGATGCTCTCCTTGCCGGTCATCTCGGTGACCCTGAGGCCAAGAGGCTTCTGGACTCGCTGGTCAAGGCCCTGGACCATCCGGTGGCCAAGGGCGGCGGGACCCTGCAGGTGCTGCGTCACGGGTTCAGGCACCTGCCGGGCGGGCGGCGGCCCATGTGCCAGTTCAAGCCAGCCACCGGCCTCAACCCCCAGACGCTGGAGTCCTACCGCCGGGTGCGGCTGCGGGTGATGCGGCAGGTCCACTTCTCTCTCCACGACCAGCGGTCCCTAGACCTGGTCCTGTTCGTCAACGGGATCCCGGTGGCCACCGTCGAGCTCAAGACCGACTTCACCCAGTCGACCGCCGACGCGATGGCCGAGTACCGGACCCGCCGTCACCCGACCACGGCCGGGCACCGTGAGCCGCTGCTGACCACCGGAGCCCGGGCGCTGGTGCACTTCGCCATGGACAACGAGACCGTCCAGATGACCACCGACCTGCGCGGCGAGGACACCGTGTTCCTGCCCTTCAACCGTGGCTCGGAGGATGACGGGGCCGGCAACCCCGAGAACCCCGGCGGTTCGCGGACCTCCTACATGTGGGAACGGATCTGGAACCGCGACGCCTGGCTCGACATCCTCGGAAACTTCATCTACACCGAACCGATCAAGCAGGTGAGCCGCACCGGGGCCGTCATCGACACCGGGCACTGGCGGATGGTCTTCCCGCGCTTCCACCAGTGGGAGGCCGTCACCGCCATGCTCGCCGACGCCAAGTTGGGGCCGGGGCGTTCCTGCCTCGTCCAGCACTCGGCCGGCTCGGGGAAGACCAACTCCATCGCCTGGCTGGCCAACCGGCTCATCTCCCTGCACGGCGCCGACGACCAGAAGGTGTTCGACTCGGTCATCGTCGTCACCGACCGCAACGTCCTCGACGACCAGCTGCGCGAGGCCGTCCAGCAGATCTCCGACGTCGACGGTGTCGTGGTGACAGTCGGTCCCGGTGACGCCGCCCGGTCGGGCACCTCGAAGTCGGGTCTGCTCGGCCGGGCCCTGACCGCGGGCGGTCACATCATCGTCGTCACCCTGCAGACGTTCCCCTACGTCATGGAGGCCATCACCCGCCAGCGCCAGCAGTCCGCGACCACCGGTGAGTCGATCGGGAGCACGGACTTCTCCGAGCGGACCTACGCCATCGTCGTCGACGAGGCCCACTCCTCCCAGACCGGCGGGGCCGCCCAGAAGCTGCGGGAGGTCCTGTCCCACCAGGAGATGGACGAGCTGGAGGACGGCGGTGAGTACGACGTCAACGACTGGATCGCAGCCACCGCCGCCGCCCGGGCCGACAGTTCCCACCTGTCGTACTTCGCGTTCACCGCCACCCCGAAGCCCCGGACGCTGGAGATGTTCGGCCGCAGTGACGGCGCGGGCCACTATCGGCCCTTCCACATGTACTCGATGAAGCAGGCGATCGCCGAGGGGTTCATCCTCGACGTGCTGCGCGGATATGTCACCTACCGGGAGGCCTACGAGATCGCCAACCCTCACGGCGACACGATGGTCGACGAGAAGACGGCCCGGCGAGGGGTCATCCG harbors:
- a CDS encoding type I restriction endonuclease subunit R, which encodes MPVYHEVALEESICEYLAGHGWLYSPDDTGYDAARALFPADVLGWLAETQPESTAKSLRLPDLASVGDPDALLAGHLGDPEAKRLLDSLVKALDHPVAKGGGTLQVLRHGFRHLPGGRRPMCQFKPATGLNPQTLESYRRVRLRVMRQVHFSLHDQRSLDLVLFVNGIPVATVELKTDFTQSTADAMAEYRTRRHPTTAGHREPLLTTGARALVHFAMDNETVQMTTDLRGEDTVFLPFNRGSEDDGAGNPENPGGSRTSYMWERIWNRDAWLDILGNFIYTEPIKQVSRTGAVIDTGHWRMVFPRFHQWEAVTAMLADAKLGPGRSCLVQHSAGSGKTNSIAWLANRLISLHGADDQKVFDSVIVVTDRNVLDDQLREAVQQISDVDGVVVTVGPGDAARSGTSKSGLLGRALTAGGHIIVVTLQTFPYVMEAITRQRQQSATTGESIGSTDFSERTYAIVVDEAHSSQTGGAAQKLREVLSHQEMDELEDGGEYDVNDWIAATAAARADSSHLSYFAFTATPKPRTLEMFGRSDGAGHYRPFHMYSMKQAIAEGFILDVLRGYVTYREAYEIANPHGDTMVDEKTARRGVIRWVELHSTNIGQKVQIIVEHFRANVGPLLDGRAKAMVVTGSRKAAVRYKLAIDRYIRRHHYDIGTLVAFSGSVDDEESGPEPFSEGSMNPRGTSDIRSAFDSDDYRILLVANKFQTGFDQPLLCAMYVDKKLSGVAAVQTLSRLNRPWRQGSLAKDSTFVLDFVNRSEDIQDAFEPFYADAMLDGGTDPNILALLESGLEAQHIYTGEEIEQCAEAWVQAERDPHPARWHHKLSAAVSPAKHRFSDRFVTARDNDDQAELQVLEQFRSDAATFVRLHQFLSQIIDLGDPELEKLAIFLRLLVRTLDTNQGSPDIDLADMRLVAISHRADEAVDIHLGTEEPEPQKPQTGAGSRGPQDPHEVALREIIDQINEQFGGAFSEPQQRAAIDSLVEVVTADPLLQQIAASNTPGQLADSPEITRAIRRAVYENADAQARIGQAIAGNDALLTLVRNLIVEALLGRSADADE